DNA from Sorangium aterium:
GAATGCGCCGCATGGCGGCCGGGGGCCGGGAGGAGCAGCTGAAGCACGACGAGCGCATCGCTGCGCAGCGGATCGGCGCGCTCGGGGCGCTGCTCCGGAAGGGCCTTGGCGCCGACGCGCGCGACGTGGAGGCCCGCGCCGCGAGCGTGCGCGCGCGGCTCGTGAAGGCGCCGCCCGCGGGCGCGCACTGGGCGATCGCGAGCGGCTGCGGGATCGACGTCGAGGGGGCCAAGGACAGCGGGCTCATGGCCTGCGGCATGGGGCACGTGCCCTCCAAGTCGCGGCGCTTCCTGTACTTCTTCTCGGTCGACGGGCGCGGGGCCTCCACGCGTTGATCCCGGTCGGCCTCACGCTCCAGCCCGACGCGGCGTTCCTCGACCTGCTGGCCGAGGTGATCCTGCGCGACGCCGACTACTACGAGGTGGCGCCCGAGACGCTCTGGCGCGTGCCGGACGCCGCCGAGGCCGATCTCCAGGAGAACGGCTTCCACCGCCGCTTCGCCGAGCTGGCGCGCCGGTCGGACCGGCCGTTCGTCGCCCACGGCGTCGGCTGGTCGCTCGGCGGCGCCTCGGCCGCCGACGCGGGCCGGCGCGCCCGCTGGCTCGCGGCCCTCCGGCGCGACCACGCGATCTTCCGCTTCCGCTGGTACACGGATCACCTGGGGATCAGCGCGCCCGCCGGCCTTTCGGCCGGGCTGCCGCTCCCGATGCCCATGAGCGCGCACGGCGCCGCGGTCGCCCGCCGCGCGCTCCGGGCGATGCAGGCCGTCGTCGAGGACGTCGGCGTCGAGAACAGCGTCAGCTACTTCGTGCTCGGCGATCCGCTGGACGAGCCGCGCTTCCTCGAGCGCATCCTGAGGGCGCCGCGGACGCACCTGCTGCTCGACCTGCACAACGTCCACACCATGGCGGAGAACTTCGGCTTCGATCCGGCCGAGTACGTGGCGCGGCTCGATCTCGCCCGGGTGATCGAGATCCACCTCTCCGGCGGCGGTCCGAGCGATCCGGGCTGGCTGCCTTCGGGCCGGGTGTTGCGGCTCGACGGCCACGACGACGCGGTGCCGGAGCCGGTGTGGCGCCTCCTGGACGAGGTCGCGCCGCGCTGCCCGAACCTGCGCGGGGTGACCCTGGAGCGCATGGAGGGCACGGTGCACGGCGCGGGCGACGTGGCTGCCGTGCGGGAGGAGCTTCGCCGCGCGCGGCGCGCGCTCGGCAGGCGCGGGAGGCGCAGGTGACGCGCGCGGCCGGCGGCGGGGCGGCGGGGCGCGCGGCGCGTGGGAGGGCAGGGGAGGCCCGCGGCGGGGCAGCGGAGGCCCGCGGCGGGGCAGGGGAGGCCCGCGGCGGGGCAGGGGAGGCCCGCGGCAGGGCAGCGGAGGGCCCGGCGGCGCGGCCGGCGCGGCTGACCGGGGCGCAGGCGCACGCGCGTTACGAAGCGCTCGTGGCGCGCGCGATGACCGCCGAGGATCCCGTGGCCGCGCTGCGCGCCGCGGCCGAGGATCCGGCGCTGCCGCCCGCGCTCCGGCGGGCGCTGCTCGGCGCGGACGAGGACGGCGTGAGGATGTCGGCGCTGCTCGTGGCGCGGCTGCGCTTCGAGCGGCTCCTGCGCGGCTCGCCCGAGGCCGAGGCGTGGTTCGACCGTGATCCTGCGGACTTCAGCGCCGCGTTCCGGCGCTACCACGCCGAGGTGCCGCCCACCGCGTTCTTCCCGCCGGGCGAGGCTCGCCTGTTCCGCCGCTGGATGGAGGCGCCCTCCGCGCCTACGCGCGCCCGACGGCCCCGATGACCAGTGGGCGTCAGCAGCGCTTCCTCGCACCCCCGCCGGGCGTCAGCAGCGCTTCCCTCACCCCTGCCGGGTGTCAGCAGGGCCTCTTGTCCTCGTCGGAGATGGTGAGGTTGACCCGGTGCATGCCCACGGGGTCAGCCGCCTCGTCGGCGCAGCTCGGCCTCGAGCTCGGCGACTCGCCGCTCCGCCGTCGCGCGGGCGGCCTGCTCGGCCTCGGCGCGGCGTCGCTCCGCCTCCTCAGGGGTCGGGACGAGCTCCGCCCCGTCGGGGGTGCGGGCGAGCCGAAGCGCCGCCGGCTGGCCTGCGGCAGGGACGATGACCCAGTGCAGATTGAGCACGGTGCACGGGCTGCGTTCCCCTTCGACGACGCGCTCGATCAGATCGTCGTCGATGCGATCCCAGACCCGCAGCCGCTCTCCTGACGCGGCGTCAGGATCGAACGCGACGAGCTCCAGCACGCCGAGCTCGTGGTACTTGCGGAGCTTGTCGGCCCACGTCTGCGGATCCGAGTCGTGCTCGCTCACGATCTCGACGGCGAGCTCAGGGGCACCACGCTCCCACGTCTTCCAGGAGCCGAACGGCGTGTCAGGGGTGCCGAGCCGGACAAAGGCGTCCGGCGCCAGACACCGGCTCGGATCCGACGCGGACCAGTAGACGAACTGGTCGGATCCGATCGACGCGCGATCCGCGAAGGTCTTGAGCACCACATAGAGCAGGGTCCTGATCTCGAGGTGGCGCTTGGTCTCCGGCACGAGGGCCTCTTCCGGGAAGTGGAGCGGGGAAGGCGCGCGAACGTGGCGGAGCCGGCGCGCGAGCGCGGCGTGCTGCATGGGGACAGTATCCACACGCCTTGTGTGTACGTCGACCGCGACGCGGCTCGGTTTGCTCGCTTCGTCGAGATCGCCTCGAGATCGTTGCGGCGCGCGCCGGTGTAGCCTGGCAGCGTGCGCCCCCGCCGCCTCCGTCACGCCCTCGCCCTCGCCGCGCTGGCGGCCAGCGCCGGCATCGCCGGGTGCTCGTGGTGGCCGTCCGAGGGGCCCTCCGCGGCGCGCCAGGATGTCCGGAGGGCAGAGGGGCAGCCGTCCGCCGCGCCGCCCTCTCCCGCCGCGGGAGGGCCGCAGCCCGCCGCCGCGCCGCAGGGAACCCCGCCGCAAGCGCGGCCTTTCCTGCTCCTCACGGACCCTGCCGTGCTCGCCGAGCTCGAGGCCGCGGGCCTCGAGCTCGGCTCGGTGCTCACGGGCGCGCCGGGCGCTACGCGCCGCTGGCCCTCGAGAACACCCCCGACGTCGCCCGGCTCTCGCGCGACCCGGCGCGACGCGAGCGGCTGCGAGGCCAGCAGCGTGGCGCGCTGCCGGGCAGGTCCGGGAGGCCGCGCTAGCGCCCGGCGCCGGGGCGCGCCAGGAAGCCGGTCTTCTCGCCCGCGCGGAAGCCGCACGCCTCATAGAAGCGGTGCACCTCGGGCTCGCGGGACCCTGTCATGAGCATGACCTTGTAGCACCCGGCCTCCCAGGCCTCCGCCAGCGCATGGCGAACGACGCGCGCGCCGAAGCCTCTACGCCGGTGCTCGCGGTGGGTCACCACATTCTCCAGCAAGGCATACGGCCGGCCCCCGCGCGTGAGGTTCGGAATGACGATGAGGGAGCAGCAGGCGGCGAGGGCGGCGTCGCGCTCCAGGACGAAGAGGTGATGCCCGGGCTGCTCGATCATGCGCTTCCAGAGCGCGGAGAGCTCGGGCTCGGGAGGGAACGGCGCGTCCTCGGGGTGGAGAGCACGATAGAGCTCCAGGACCCCCGGAAGATCCCCCGCCTGCGCCCCCCGGACGATGCCGTCCGGCATTGCCGAGCCCGCCCGCCCATCGCCGCCCTGTCGCATCTCCATTCGATATCACCGGGCCCCGGACGACAGAAGTTCTGCAGGTGCGCTGCGAAAC
Protein-coding regions in this window:
- a CDS encoding DUF692 domain-containing protein, which codes for MIPVGLTLQPDAAFLDLLAEVILRDADYYEVAPETLWRVPDAAEADLQENGFHRRFAELARRSDRPFVAHGVGWSLGGASAADAGRRARWLAALRRDHAIFRFRWYTDHLGISAPAGLSAGLPLPMPMSAHGAAVARRALRAMQAVVEDVGVENSVSYFVLGDPLDEPRFLERILRAPRTHLLLDLHNVHTMAENFGFDPAEYVARLDLARVIEIHLSGGGPSDPGWLPSGRVLRLDGHDDAVPEPVWRLLDEVAPRCPNLRGVTLERMEGTVHGAGDVAAVREELRRARRALGRRGRRR
- a CDS encoding Uma2 family endonuclease — its product is MQHAALARRLRHVRAPSPLHFPEEALVPETKRHLEIRTLLYVVLKTFADRASIGSDQFVYWSASDPSRCLAPDAFVRLGTPDTPFGSWKTWERGAPELAVEIVSEHDSDPQTWADKLRKYHELGVLELVAFDPDAASGERLRVWDRIDDDLIERVVEGERSPCTVLNLHWVIVPAAGQPAALRLARTPDGAELVPTPEEAERRRAEAEQAARATAERRVAELEAELRRRGG
- a CDS encoding GNAT family N-acetyltransferase produces the protein MEMRQGGDGRAGSAMPDGIVRGAQAGDLPGVLELYRALHPEDAPFPPEPELSALWKRMIEQPGHHLFVLERDAALAACCSLIVIPNLTRGGRPYALLENVVTHREHRRRGFGARVVRHALAEAWEAGCYKVMLMTGSREPEVHRFYEACGFRAGEKTGFLARPGAGR